One region of Streptomyces sp. NBC_00442 genomic DNA includes:
- a CDS encoding PLP-dependent cysteine synthase family protein, with amino-acid sequence MNIQSTIGKTPLVELQTFDVPADVRIFAKVEFMNPGGSIKDRMVSYIIDDAERRGLLRPGATIVENTSGNTGAAIAMIAAIRGYRVVLTMPDKVSGEKRNALRAMGAEVIVCPTSAPPGSAEHYVTCARRIHAGTPGSFMLDQYDNPLNAEAHFRSTGPEIWAALGPSVTAFVASGSTGGTISGTSRFLKQHNPSVRSVLLDPAGSIYHRYFHEGVVDPAQIAPYFVEGAGEDHLASCMDFSVVDDVIRFTDADAFATCRHLARREGLVCGGTAGANVWGAVQVARSMTRPATVVTVLPDSGNKYMSKIYNPDWLRRHGFESGGIRTLEPTL; translated from the coding sequence ATGAATATCCAGTCGACCATCGGCAAGACACCCCTCGTTGAACTGCAGACCTTTGATGTTCCGGCCGACGTTCGGATATTCGCCAAGGTCGAATTCATGAATCCCGGGGGCAGCATCAAGGACCGCATGGTCAGCTACATCATCGACGATGCCGAGCGCCGAGGTCTGCTCCGGCCCGGTGCGACCATCGTGGAGAACACCTCGGGCAACACCGGGGCGGCGATCGCGATGATCGCGGCGATCCGTGGCTACCGCGTGGTCCTGACGATGCCCGACAAGGTCAGCGGGGAGAAGCGCAACGCGCTGCGCGCGATGGGCGCCGAGGTGATCGTCTGCCCGACCTCCGCGCCACCGGGCTCGGCCGAGCACTACGTCACGTGCGCACGGCGGATCCACGCCGGAACACCGGGCTCGTTCATGCTCGACCAGTACGACAACCCCCTCAACGCCGAGGCGCACTTCCGCTCGACGGGACCGGAGATCTGGGCGGCACTCGGGCCGTCGGTGACGGCGTTCGTCGCGTCGGGAAGCACCGGGGGAACGATCTCCGGTACGTCCCGCTTCCTGAAACAGCACAACCCGTCCGTGCGGTCCGTCCTGCTCGATCCGGCCGGGTCCATCTATCACCGCTATTTCCATGAGGGTGTCGTCGACCCCGCGCAGATCGCGCCGTACTTCGTCGAGGGCGCGGGCGAGGACCATCTGGCCTCGTGCATGGACTTCTCGGTCGTCGACGACGTCATCCGCTTCACCGACGCCGACGCCTTCGCGACATGCCGGCACTTGGCACGGCGGGAGGGCCTGGTCTGCGGCGGTACCGCGGGAGCCAATGTGTGGGGCGCGGTCCAGGTGGCGCGGTCGATGACACGGCCGGCGACGGTGGTCACCGTGCTGCCGGACAGCGGAAACAAGTACATGTCGAAGATCTACAACCCGGACTGGCTGCGGCGGCACGGCTTCGAGTCCGGTGGGATCCGCACGCTGGAGCCGACTCTCTGA
- a CDS encoding class I SAM-dependent methyltransferase, with product MGTEIDRAELVVSPGEFFGIADTERIRSSIGLKLSDRSYLPKADEPRADWVASVAVPAFKTLAHMGVLAPRFCTIGTGAGLDVLAAVEILHARTVGFTDLHDDVLAHARENIQSNLLDRDVQLVGGSGDLLAPLVGKVSEVDVIYENLPNIPMAGNGDLAEGQTSSTFIAQRNEEIPGFAEKNLVTLHYLALQQAHPLLRVGGRVLSSIGARVPLSEILALSGAAGYNGSILTYTWKVQSEPHDVVGGYAQWEREGLGPFHFYPVDVLESAFSDVTPAAAGAQAVQLERDLSAYEISAVDALARVQKGERVGHTVAVLDSVRIPDSAL from the coding sequence ATGGGTACGGAAATCGACCGTGCGGAACTGGTGGTGTCACCCGGCGAATTCTTCGGGATCGCGGACACCGAACGGATCAGGTCGTCCATCGGGCTCAAGCTCTCGGACCGGTCCTACCTTCCGAAGGCCGACGAGCCGCGCGCCGACTGGGTCGCGAGCGTGGCCGTGCCGGCGTTCAAGACCCTCGCGCACATGGGTGTCCTGGCGCCGAGGTTCTGCACCATCGGAACGGGTGCGGGCCTCGACGTCCTGGCAGCCGTCGAGATTTTGCACGCACGTACCGTCGGTTTCACCGACCTTCACGACGACGTTCTCGCCCATGCGCGGGAAAACATTCAGAGCAACCTGCTGGACCGGGACGTCCAACTCGTCGGCGGCTCCGGGGACCTCCTGGCGCCGCTGGTCGGCAAGGTGTCCGAGGTCGATGTCATCTACGAGAACCTCCCCAACATCCCGATGGCGGGGAACGGCGACCTCGCGGAGGGGCAGACCAGTTCCACGTTCATCGCCCAGCGCAATGAGGAGATTCCGGGGTTCGCCGAGAAGAACCTCGTCACGCTGCACTACCTCGCCCTTCAGCAGGCGCACCCTCTGCTCCGGGTGGGCGGCCGCGTGCTGTCGTCGATCGGTGCGCGCGTGCCGCTGTCCGAGATTCTGGCGCTGTCCGGAGCCGCCGGATACAACGGCAGCATCCTGACCTACACATGGAAGGTTCAGTCCGAGCCGCACGACGTCGTCGGCGGCTATGCCCAATGGGAGCGCGAAGGGCTGGGGCCGTTCCACTTCTACCCGGTGGACGTTCTGGAGAGCGCCTTCAGCGATGTCACCCCCGCGGCGGCCGGCGCGCAGGCCGTGCAGCTGGAGCGGGACCTCTCCGCATACGAGATATCGGCGGTGGACGCGCTCGCCCGGGTCCAGAAGGGCGAAAGGGTCGGTCACACCGTCGCGGTACTCGACTCGGTCAGGATTCCCGATTCCGCCCTCTGA
- a CDS encoding cupin yields MTLLQVMPEGAPETVSVRTDDFDVIREELLRIGVRFVRWHAARRVPSCADDATIINAYRSHIDHVGAEGGYRTVDVARVAPGPAGPDPFRRRCPAREKFLKEHFHDEDLVRFVVSGAGCFYLHAAGRVHAVLCTAGDMLSVPSRTVHWFDAGARPSYTAIRFFREGDDRSARFVPDGIASRFPTLDDLVPVT; encoded by the coding sequence GTGACGCTGCTTCAGGTCATGCCGGAGGGCGCGCCGGAAACGGTGAGCGTGCGGACCGACGACTTCGACGTCATCCGGGAAGAGCTGCTGAGGATCGGTGTGCGCTTCGTGCGCTGGCATGCCGCCCGTCGCGTCCCGTCCTGCGCCGACGACGCCACCATCATCAACGCCTACCGGAGTCACATCGACCACGTCGGTGCCGAAGGCGGGTACCGCACGGTCGACGTCGCGCGCGTGGCTCCGGGCCCGGCCGGCCCGGACCCGTTCCGGCGCAGGTGTCCGGCCCGCGAGAAGTTCCTCAAGGAACACTTCCACGACGAGGACCTGGTGCGCTTCGTCGTCTCCGGGGCCGGCTGCTTCTACCTCCACGCGGCCGGCCGGGTCCACGCGGTGCTCTGCACGGCGGGCGACATGCTGTCCGTCCCGAGCCGGACCGTGCACTGGTTCGACGCCGGTGCGCGTCCCAGCTACACCGCCATCCGCTTCTTCCGGGAGGGTGACGACCGCTCCGCGCGCTTCGTTCCGGACGGCATCGCCTCCCGCTTCCCGACCCTCGACGACCTCGTGCCCGTGACGTGA
- a CDS encoding helix-turn-helix domain-containing protein, with the protein MTFGQLLRAHRKQRGLSLAQLATRVHFNRGHVSKIETDKRPPSVSFAEACDRALNAGHTFATIAAALEAAARHQQGWVQPAQLPATKRHFVGRQDGLYRLDRLLESHEPSLAVPVAVVNGPPGVGKTALAVQWAHRAVNDGHFADGQLFVNLEGPEPGTAASPFDVLGDLLRAVGVPADRVPADLDQRAATFRSYLHGREILLVLDNATDAQQIYRLLPGSPGCAVVVTSRSRLPGLLSLVDAVMLPLTELRRSDAVQLIRANIGEVRANADPEAVSVLAERCGRLPLALVLAAEHIVSHQHRSAEALAAQLEPEGARLNLAEGDVVLRDAFDTSYKALDEQSARMFRVLGRLSGQVIDAAVTAASAGVSQDEASRLLRELAGAHLIQRQDERHYLMHDLLRAYAADLARQLDGEAERAKAMRRATPPVPAMNSTALPSLLVA; encoded by the coding sequence GTGACGTTCGGGCAGCTGCTCCGGGCCCACCGGAAACAGCGAGGCCTCTCGCTCGCCCAGTTGGCCACGCGGGTGCACTTCAACCGAGGGCACGTCAGCAAGATCGAGACCGACAAGCGGCCGCCCTCGGTGAGCTTCGCGGAGGCCTGCGACCGGGCGCTGAACGCCGGCCACACCTTCGCCACCATCGCCGCGGCCCTGGAAGCGGCCGCACGCCATCAGCAGGGCTGGGTCCAGCCGGCCCAACTGCCGGCCACCAAACGCCACTTCGTGGGGCGGCAGGACGGTCTGTACCGGCTCGACCGGCTCTTAGAAAGCCACGAGCCCTCCCTCGCGGTACCGGTCGCGGTCGTCAACGGACCGCCGGGCGTCGGAAAGACGGCGCTCGCCGTGCAGTGGGCCCACCGGGCCGTCAATGACGGTCACTTCGCCGACGGGCAGCTCTTCGTCAACCTGGAGGGTCCCGAGCCCGGCACCGCGGCCTCGCCGTTCGACGTACTGGGAGACCTGCTCCGCGCCGTGGGCGTGCCCGCCGACCGCGTCCCGGCGGACCTGGACCAGCGCGCCGCCACGTTCCGATCGTATCTGCACGGACGGGAGATCCTGCTCGTCCTCGACAACGCCACGGACGCCCAGCAGATCTACCGGCTGTTGCCCGGCTCGCCGGGATGTGCCGTCGTGGTGACCAGCCGTTCGCGGCTGCCCGGACTGTTGTCCCTGGTGGACGCCGTGATGCTGCCGCTGACCGAGCTGCGACGATCGGACGCCGTGCAACTGATCCGGGCGAACATCGGTGAGGTGCGCGCCAACGCCGACCCCGAGGCGGTGTCCGTGCTGGCGGAGCGCTGTGGACGCCTGCCGCTCGCGCTGGTCCTCGCCGCCGAACACATCGTGAGCCACCAGCATCGCAGCGCCGAGGCCCTAGCCGCCCAACTGGAGCCCGAGGGAGCCCGGTTGAACCTCGCCGAGGGCGATGTGGTGCTGCGCGACGCGTTCGACACCTCGTACAAGGCACTGGACGAGCAGAGCGCTCGCATGTTCCGGGTGCTTGGCCGGCTTTCCGGCCAGGTGATCGACGCCGCTGTCACCGCGGCGTCCGCCGGGGTCAGTCAGGACGAGGCGTCACGCCTGTTGCGCGAGCTCGCCGGCGCGCACCTCATTCAGCGCCAGGACGAACGCCATTACCTCATGCACGATCTGCTCCGGGCGTACGCGGCCGACCTGGCGCGGCAGTTGGACGGCGAGGCCGAACGCGCGAAGGCGATGCGCCGGGCGACGCCGCCGGTACCGGCGATGAACTCGACCGCTCTTCCCTCCCTGCTCGTCGCCTAG
- a CDS encoding TetR/AcrR family transcriptional regulator, whose amino-acid sequence MTTSSESSGRSGKRRGVQHLTPAGVKVLETASRLFYEQGIRAVGVETIAEEAGVTKKTLYDRFGSKDDLIVAYLRARDGLWRSTLVKHVNSHDGPPTQKILSTFSALRDWMHERNVRGCAFINASVELPANHPGREVASDQKTWFLAFLEDLAKEARVQDPAALAAQVLILHEGATITHSMQSVDRAVDRAEQMAAVLLERSLAQRFATT is encoded by the coding sequence GTGACCACGAGCAGCGAAAGCAGCGGCCGAAGCGGCAAGCGACGCGGGGTACAGCATCTGACGCCGGCCGGCGTAAAGGTCCTGGAGACCGCGTCCCGCCTCTTCTACGAGCAGGGCATCCGCGCTGTCGGCGTCGAGACGATCGCGGAAGAAGCGGGGGTTACGAAAAAGACCCTGTACGACCGTTTCGGGTCCAAGGACGACCTTATTGTCGCTTACCTGCGCGCTCGGGACGGACTGTGGCGGTCCACCCTGGTGAAGCACGTCAACAGTCACGACGGGCCGCCCACACAGAAGATCCTTTCCACCTTCTCGGCCCTGCGCGACTGGATGCACGAGCGCAACGTGCGCGGCTGCGCGTTCATCAACGCTTCCGTGGAGCTGCCGGCGAACCATCCGGGCCGGGAGGTCGCCAGCGATCAGAAGACCTGGTTCCTCGCCTTCCTCGAAGACCTCGCGAAGGAGGCCCGCGTCCAGGATCCCGCGGCGCTGGCCGCCCAAGTGCTGATCCTGCACGAGGGCGCGACCATCACGCACTCGATGCAGTCGGTGGACCGGGCCGTGGACCGCGCCGAGCAGATGGCCGCGGTGCTCCTGGAGAGGTCGCTCGCGCAACGGTTCGCCACCACATGA